TGCAAACAACGCTCTCTTACTTACTTCGATAAGATGGAAGGTTGATCTCATATGGACACCCCTTTCTAAGCCTTGTGGTTAAAAATAGAACGATTCATTGACGAGTGTAACTGTTGATTCACTGGATTTTTATAAATAAAGTCCTCTTCTGGTCGATCTGTGAACAGGTCGAGGCTCATGTTGACAAAGTCAAGGGAGTGCTGCAATAATTGCTGATTCTGCTCATTCTCTTCCTTCAATTGTCCAATGACTCTGAGTAATTCTTCCCGATACTGAGTCAACCGATTTTTCGTTTCTACGTCCGTACACAATCTAATGACATCTTGCAGGGTTCCATTCGTAACAGCTACCCCTTTTTCATTAAAGATCGTGTTGGTCATTTCTTTACGTAATAGCTCGGTTTGCTGAACAGCTTTTAACAACTGTTGTTCTTTTTTGACATGTTCAGTTAGTAGTTGCATATCGTTTTTTATTAAAACTTCTCGCTTCTCCAATGCCAATGTATATAGTGCTTGGTGAAGATTCGTCAAATTATCCAACACGGCAAAGAGTTCGTTTACATGCGTCATGAGCTCCCTGTCGCTCCCCTACGATTTTTTCCAAAAAGCAATGAATTTCTCAGCGATTTGATCGCTTGGTACTTGATATGTACCGTTTTCAACCTTGCTTTTTAGTTCAGAAATTTTAGCGAGACGGGCTGAATCCATTTCTTGTTCTTCCCCTAGCTTCAGAAGCTCCCTTCCCTCAGTAGAGATCGAAACTTCATCTTTTCCCCATTTATGCTTTAATTGGCTATTCTGCTGCACTTTATTAGCCTTATTATAGGCTTGTATCATTCCTGTGCGATTCGTTTCATTAATACGCATATTTTCACCTCGATCATTGAGACTTGCGCTAGAAAGAACTTACGGCTACCCCCATATTAAGAAGTTGACCGTACTGTTTCTTAGCTACAGGATGGGAAATCACCGTTTGCTTGCTCTAGTAGTAACATCGGCTTTTCTAATGAAAACGATTAATGTTTCTGATCACCCAAAATCGTTTGGTTGGATAGTCCTATTCTTTTCTAAACTTATAGACCTGATTTCTCTTTCGCTCATCATCCGTAAGACGACGATCAACGTCCATTTGTTGTGTAATTTCACGTTGTAACTTACCCGAGCAATTTGTACACAAAGCCCCTGATTGAATAATTTCCCCACAGCTTTCACATGGGTATCCAAGGTTCGGGTTGCTTTGAACCGAAATCCGCCCTTCACGAATAAATCGGGTAATCTCTTTCACGTCGACACCCGTCCCTTCGCTCAATTGATACATGGTAGCACCGCGATTTTCCCTTTTCCTTAGGAAACTAACACATAGTTCATATTGCTTCTCTTGTTCTTTATAACACGATGGACATACATCTCTTATTCCTTTCACAAAAAGCACGTCACATATCGGACAGTTTGCTAAATGCCCTAATCCCATAATTTTCTTCCTCCCTGATTCACTTTGTTTTTGGCATGAAAAATATATGTTATCATTACTTATACTTATGTTTATTGCTTGAATTCAGTGCCGTGTGCAGTTTTTCTAGTCGACTGAATAAACTATAGGCATATATCAAGTACATGGAGGTCTTTACCATGATCGTCATTAAAACCAAGGAAGAAATTGAACTCATGCGTCAAGCTGGCATCATTTTAGCCAGTATTCACCAAAAAATTGCTACCATGATTCAACCAGGCATTACGACTTGGGAAATCGATCAATTCGTAGAACGCTATCTGAAAGAACATGGTGCCACGCCGGAGCAAAAAGGTTATCATGGCTATCCCTATGCCACATGTGCATCCGTTAACGATGTCATTTGCCACGGATTCCCTACTAAAAAGGAATTAAAAGATGGTGATATCGTGACGATCGACATGGTTGTTAATCTTAATGGATGGTTGGCCGACTCGGCTTGGTCATATGGGGTAGGACAAATCTCTGAAGAAGCTGATCGTCTGTTAACCACCACCAAGGAATCTCTGTATCTAGGTATTGAGCAAGCAGTTGTTGGCAATCGTATCGGCGATATCTCCCATGCCATTCAAAAATTCGCCGAAGAGCGCGGATTCTCTGTCGTCCGTGATTTTACCGGCCATGGAATTGGCAAAAAAATGCATGAAGATCCATATGTTCCACACTACGGGCCTGCTGGTAAAGGAGTTCGCTTAAAGGAAGGCATGGTTCTCACCATTGAGCCCATGCTAAATGTAGGAACTTATCATGCAGTCGTTGATGAAGAAGATGGGTGGACAGCACGTACACGCGACGGTAAATTATCAGCTCAGTACGAACACACTCTTGCCATTACGGCAGATGGGCCACAAATCCTAACTCAATTATAAGTCTTCTGTACCAGAAAATCATGATTACTTATTATTTTCATCGGCAAATTTGCGGTAACAGATTTGCCGTTTTTCTTTTTCCCAGCATTTAGCGAGCCAATGTCAGACTGAAGATGGATAACTGAAGATTTTGTTTTTTTGCATAGTACGAAAGTACCCTAGCACATGCTTCAATTGTTGCCCCCGTTGTAAAAATATCATCTACTATCAGTATTCGCCAACATGTTTTTTTCCGACAAAAAGAAAATGGGTGAGAACTTAGAGATGTGGTTTGCAGGCTAGGATGAATAATAAATGCATCCTGCATACTTACAAACCGTGCTGTTCGTCCTTTTTGCTTACTCTGCTTTTCTGTTTCCTTTGGACGCTCCCATAGCGGAACACAAGGGATTCGCTGATGATAGCCCACATATTCGGCTAGCTTCTGCGCTTGATTAAATCCCCGTTCTTGCATCCGATTCCTATGCATTGGAACGTAACTAATGAGATCCACCTTTCTCCCCAGACCGTAATGAAACTGATAACCTACTAATATGAAAGTTGCACAGACTAAATACAGTCTCTCATCCCCCTGATACTTCCACTGTTTCATTAATTCTTTTGCCCACTCATTATACTGGATTACACTTCGATTTCCATTCAATTCTTGCCTATATCGACTACAATCTCGGCATATCTCAAAGTTTCCTTTACATGCTTTACCACACATTTTACAAACATTCTTCATCAGAAGTATAGCCTCTAAAACACATTCCTCACATAAAAGCAATTTCATTAGCTGATAAAAGCATCTTGGATAAAAGAAAGCAGGCACACTTTTTGATAGATGATGAATTAATTGTCTTGTTTTTTTAGCAATTTGAATCATATTTTTACAGACCAGACACTGCATCATGATTCACTCCTCTCATTCTACCATTGTTGCAGTCTCTTCCGCCAAGCGATTCATTCGTTTAATATGTCTGATAGCTTGAGTAGGGCCTGGGGCTTTCTTATTCATTAGATAGAGAATCTGTCCCTCTGGATAGTCACTGGAGCGTCCTACTCTCCCTGCTATCTGGACTAGCGAAGCTTCATCAAAGATAGCAGCATCTGCCTCCAACACAATGCAATCGCTACGTGGAATGGTTACGCCGCGTTCTAGGATCGTAGTAGTTACTATGATCATGTACACCCTTTCTCGAAAAGCACGCACCTTATGTTCCCGTGCAGGATCGGATGCATGTACTCCTTCTACTTTATCTCTCATATCTGGAAAGAAGTGCTGAACATAAGCTAACACAAAGGGAATTTCCTCAATTCGCGAGACAAATATAAAAACCTGTCTTTGTGCCTGTAAACTATTGCGTAAAAAAAATAATAGAGAAGTAATGGGCTGCAATAAATGAATGCTTCGATTTAAGTGACTTTTGATAAGCTTTGTTGGAATAGGGAGTGGGTGTCCATGGAATCTAGCTGGCAAAATAGCATGGGTAGAGGAAGTAAGCGACAGCCTTTTATGATAAGGGAACAGTTGATTGTCCACTCGTTTTGTTACTAGCTCTTTCTGTAGATAGTGTGGAGGTGTGGCGCTCAGATATAAAATCTTGCCATGGGGTACTAACGCTCGTTTTATAGCATGATACAGTGTTTCATTTTTATGGTAAGGAAAAGCATCTACTTCGTCAATTACTATCAAAGAAAAACGCTGGTAACAACGTAGCATCTGGTGTGTAGTCGAAATAATTAGTTGGCTTTGCTCCCATTTTTGCTGACTGCTCCCATGGATAGCTACGACTGAAATAGAAGGAAATACTTTTTGTAGACGTGGTGCTAATTCTAAAACGACGTCTTTACGGGGTGTAGCGATACAAACGGTTCCTCCACGAGTCAACTCTGCATCAACTGCCGGAAACACGAGCTCCGTTTTCCCTGCTCCACACACCGCCCAGATGAGAAATCTCCGTTCTTTTGAAAAAATGAATTCCTTCACCTTTTTGGCTACGATTGCTTGTCTTTTAGAGAATTGTCCATTCCATTGCAGGACAGTTGCAGAAATAGTACGACGTCCCACAGTAGAATCTGATTGACTTAACAGTTCGGCAGGCACACATATAAGGGGTACACAGCTCTTGCATCTTCCCATAGAGAGACAGTTGTAACAGTATGAGCAGGGCTGTTGACAGCTATAGCAGATGGTTCGTTCAATCTCCGTGACACTGTTGCACCGCTCACAATGATACGACAGTTGATGCTCCCACCATGAATGATTTAGTTCAAGACTAATACTGGGACGCCACTCTGCTTTTCCCTGTAAAATTAACCATTGCAGTGACATCATAAGGTAGTCTGGATTATTTTGGTTTACATAGGGGGATTCTTGAAGATTCAGCCTCTTTACCTCGTCCAATAATAACGCTCTACCTTGTAGTTTAAAAAGAAGCTGATGCGTCTGTTGCTTGTTTCTAGCAAGGAATTCTAGCAATTTTTGTTTTTCAAGCATATTAGATTCACAAGTCTTTCCTTCATCCTCTATTTCTTCAAAGCTGAAGGCGTAGGATCGCCCGTAGGAATAATTTTCACCTACCTCCTTTACAGATAGGCGATTTACCTCTTTCGTGTAGCCTTGAGCCAACAGACGTGCCTGCTTGAGTGTATGAGGAACAACCCTACCATCGGCTACTTGTCGTGTAATTTTTTGGTTCACTCTATCCCTTATCGCAAAAAGTAAGGCGAGTGATTTACTTTTTCCAATAATGTGCAATCTCTGCCCGTTCTGCTCTTTCCAAAATTGCTTGTCTACCTGGAAACACGGAGTAATATATGCTAAGACAGATTGTCCATCTTCTTTGATATAAAGAACATATTCATGCATAATATCTATCCCCCTTGTCCTTATTGTTAAAAAAGACAATGGGATCGCGCAAGAAAAAAGAGACCAGCCTGTAACTTAGCTAGCCTCTTTTCCATCTGTTCTCAAATCGATGACAACGACTGGTTCTCTTCCTGCTTGTTGTTCTCTTATGGTATCTGGATGGACTCGGTATAATATCTCCGTCATCCGTGGCGTATCGTCAGAAGAGCCTTCATCCACAAAACTAATACTAATTGGCTGTCCATATAAACCGGACTGAAACATCAGGGTGCGTACAGCCTCTTCAACTCGATGCTCTGAATTATGCAAAAGTAGTTGATAATGTGTCAAGGTCAAAGGTTCCATAATAGCAGTGGCCCTACCTGACTCCATCCAGATGTAGAACATTTTCAGCAAAAGAGCGGAGCAGCCGTATGCTGCAAACAACCAGATCATAAAATCAGCTAACACGGTCATCCCCTCCTTTAATAAGGTATGCCGTACTGCTTGACTTGGTTGCTTTCTCTACGCTCATTTTTCATAAGTTTTGTATGATCCGTTTAAAAACCTTACAGCTTTACCCAGCCATTCTTTATTGATATAACTACAGCTTGAGTCCGATCCTGTACATTTAGCTTTTGCAAAATACTACTTACATGGTTTTTAACCGTCTTTTCACTAATAAATAAATATTCACCGATCATTCGGTTGCTTTTTCCTTCTGCCATTAATTGCAATACTTCACGCTCACGACGCGTCAAGGATTCTATAATGCGCGGGTCCATCACTGGTGACTCTTCGAACGTAATACTACGATCCATTGACTCTTCCTGCTCGCTTAAACGACGGAATTCATCGATTAACTTTCCGGTCACTTTCGGGTGGATATACGCCCCACCTTGGGCCACCACACGTACCGCTTCTACCAATTCAGAAGTACCCATATCTTTTAATAAATATCCAGATGCCCCTGAACGAAGTGTGCGATAGACATATCCTTCATCATCATGAATGGATAAAATAATCACTTTTGTTTCTGGACTAATTTTTACGACTTCTTCTGCAGCCGCAACACCGTTTACGTTCGGCATATTAATATCCATCAATAACACATCTGGTCTATATTCAGCTACTAGCTTGGGAGCTTCCATCCCATCTGAGCCCTCACCCACCACTTTGAAACCAGATTCCATATCAAGTATTCTCTTTACGCCTTCACGAAACAATTGATGATCGTCTACTAACACGATTTTAATTTCATCCAACAATTTTTCCACCGTAATTAACCCCCCTGTTTGCCGGTACTTTTGAATACTGACGCGGGCTGAAGCGGTATTTGAAACACCACTCTAGTCCCTTCCTTGTTATTGGACGTAATGCCGATTCTACCATTCAGTAATTGGCAACGTTCCTTCATTCCCATTATTCCGAACGATTGTCCTTTTTTGCTAACCTCACTCACATTAAATCCAATTCCATCATCTTTTACGACAATAAACATGTTTTCCAGCTGAA
This is a stretch of genomic DNA from Brevibacillus laterosporus DSM 25. It encodes these proteins:
- a CDS encoding flagellar protein FlgN, coding for MTHVNELFAVLDNLTNLHQALYTLALEKREVLIKNDMQLLTEHVKKEQQLLKAVQQTELLRKEMTNTIFNEKGVAVTNGTLQDVIRLCTDVETKNRLTQYREELLRVIGQLKEENEQNQQLLQHSLDFVNMSLDLFTDRPEEDFIYKNPVNQQLHSSMNRSIFNHKA
- the flgM gene encoding flagellar biosynthesis anti-sigma factor FlgM; the protein is MRINETNRTGMIQAYNKANKVQQNSQLKHKWGKDEVSISTEGRELLKLGEEQEMDSARLAKISELKSKVENGTYQVPSDQIAEKFIAFWKKS
- a CDS encoding TIGR03826 family flagellar region protein → MGLGHLANCPICDVLFVKGIRDVCPSCYKEQEKQYELCVSFLRKRENRGATMYQLSEGTGVDVKEITRFIREGRISVQSNPNLGYPCESCGEIIQSGALCTNCSGKLQREITQQMDVDRRLTDDERKRNQVYKFRKE
- the map gene encoding type I methionyl aminopeptidase; this encodes MIVIKTKEEIELMRQAGIILASIHQKIATMIQPGITTWEIDQFVERYLKEHGATPEQKGYHGYPYATCASVNDVICHGFPTKKELKDGDIVTIDMVVNLNGWLADSAWSYGVGQISEEADRLLTTTKESLYLGIEQAVVGNRIGDISHAIQKFAEERGFSVVRDFTGHGIGKKMHEDPYVPHYGPAGKGVRLKEGMVLTIEPMLNVGTYHAVVDEEDGWTARTRDGKLSAQYEHTLAITADGPQILTQL
- a CDS encoding ComF family protein is translated as MMQCLVCKNMIQIAKKTRQLIHHLSKSVPAFFYPRCFYQLMKLLLCEECVLEAILLMKNVCKMCGKACKGNFEICRDCSRYRQELNGNRSVIQYNEWAKELMKQWKYQGDERLYLVCATFILVGYQFHYGLGRKVDLISYVPMHRNRMQERGFNQAQKLAEYVGYHQRIPCVPLWERPKETEKQSKQKGRTARFVSMQDAFIIHPSLQTTSLSSHPFSFCRKKTCWRILIVDDIFTTGATIEACARVLSYYAKKQNLQLSIFSLTLAR
- a CDS encoding DEAD/DEAH box helicase, producing the protein MHEYVLYIKEDGQSVLAYITPCFQVDKQFWKEQNGQRLHIIGKSKSLALLFAIRDRVNQKITRQVADGRVVPHTLKQARLLAQGYTKEVNRLSVKEVGENYSYGRSYAFSFEEIEDEGKTCESNMLEKQKLLEFLARNKQQTHQLLFKLQGRALLLDEVKRLNLQESPYVNQNNPDYLMMSLQWLILQGKAEWRPSISLELNHSWWEHQLSYHCERCNSVTEIERTICYSCQQPCSYCYNCLSMGRCKSCVPLICVPAELLSQSDSTVGRRTISATVLQWNGQFSKRQAIVAKKVKEFIFSKERRFLIWAVCGAGKTELVFPAVDAELTRGGTVCIATPRKDVVLELAPRLQKVFPSISVVAIHGSSQQKWEQSQLIISTTHQMLRCYQRFSLIVIDEVDAFPYHKNETLYHAIKRALVPHGKILYLSATPPHYLQKELVTKRVDNQLFPYHKRLSLTSSTHAILPARFHGHPLPIPTKLIKSHLNRSIHLLQPITSLLFFLRNSLQAQRQVFIFVSRIEEIPFVLAYVQHFFPDMRDKVEGVHASDPAREHKVRAFRERVYMIIVTTTILERGVTIPRSDCIVLEADAAIFDEASLVQIAGRVGRSSDYPEGQILYLMNKKAPGPTQAIRHIKRMNRLAEETATMVE
- a CDS encoding response regulator, whose protein sequence is MEKLLDEIKIVLVDDHQLFREGVKRILDMESGFKVVGEGSDGMEAPKLVAEYRPDVLLMDINMPNVNGVAAAEEVVKISPETKVIILSIHDDEGYVYRTLRSGASGYLLKDMGTSELVEAVRVVAQGGAYIHPKVTGKLIDEFRRLSEQEESMDRSITFEESPVMDPRIIESLTRREREVLQLMAEGKSNRMIGEYLFISEKTVKNHVSSILQKLNVQDRTQAVVISIKNGWVKL